The stretch of DNA ATTAGTCGGCATGGGTAAAACGTTGCCGGTAAGAATTCATCTTATGTTGCGAGAAGCCTCGGAGAATTGCCGTCAATCAATCAGATTGTTCCTACGGTGGGGGTTAAAACAAGGGGAGGCAAAACGGGACAACTACTGGACAAGACGACCCGGAGCGCATGGTCCGGGCCGTCCATCTTATTGCGGCGCGCGCCGGCGCATCCATTCGGCAAAGTGCCTGCCGACCAGCAGGTCGCCGTCGTAGCTCAGGTGGTTGTTGTCGCGGTACATCAGGCGTCCGTCGATCATGGCGTGGCAGGCGCTGTCGTCGCACAGGGCCGTGGACGAATCGAACCAGGCGATCTGCGGGAACTCGCGGGCCAGGGCGCCCAGCACTGCGCGGTGCGACACCATCTGCTGCTCCCAATCGGCGCGCGTGATCGCGCAGGGCATGCGGGTAGCCGACGAGGCCACGCCGGCGCGCTTGATGCAGGAACGCGGGTCGAAGCTGATGATGGGCACGTCGTTCATGAAGATCACCCGCTTGCCGGCCGCGTTGAAACGGCGGAAGGTTTCGCGCGCCGCATCCACCCAGACCCGCTGCTCGGGCGCGCTGCCGAAGCGCAGGTGGGTCGAGAACACCACGGTCTTCACCGAGGGCATGCCGAGGGCCAGTTCCAGCATCGGCTGGGTCGCCTGCTGGTAGGGATCGCCCTGTGGGTCGAGCCCCCAGTAGGGATGGCGGGTACCCAGCATCAGCAGGTTCTCGCCGACGCTGCTGTAGTACTTCGTCAGGCCGGCTACCACGTGGTAGGCATGGCTATCGCCCAGCAGTATCACGGTCGGGTCCTGCGCGGGATCGGCCTGCAGGCAGTATTCATAGATCGAGTCGAAACCGTAGCGCTTCTTGCAGGCCTCGGCATTGGCCTTGTCCTCGACCAGCACCAGGGCCTTGTGGTTGGCCAGGTTGTCCTGGACGGGCTTGCGCGCCGGCAGGCCGTCGTTCAGGTAGATGTAGCCGCCAACGGCGGCGCAGGCCAGCATCATCGCGCTCAGCGCCGCGACTTTGGCACGGCCGCCGCCGCCGCGCAGCGGGCGCTCCACCACCCGGTAGGTCAGCCAGGCCAGCAGGAGGGCCAGCAGCACCGCCGCGGCGCGGATGGCGGGCGCCGGCTCGCGCGATTCGACGATCTGGGCAAAGGACAGCAGCGGCCAATGCCACAGGTAGAGCGGATAACTCACCAGCCCGATCCAGACCATGAGGCGGTTCGACAGCAGCACGCGGTTGAGCCAGGCCTGCGGCCCGGCGCCGATGAGCAGGAGCGCGCCCAGCGCGGGCAGCAGCGCGCGCCAGCCGGGGAACGGGTCTTCCCGGGTAATCAGGACCAGGCCGGCGGCCAGCAGGGCCGCGCCAAGCCAGGCCAGCAGGTTCGGCGCCGGCGCCAGGCGCGGCGCGGCGGCGCCCGGGCGCGCTTGCAGGCAGGCCAGGCCGGCGCCCAGCAGCAGTTCCCAGGCACGGCTGGCGGGTGAATAGAAGGTAGCGCTGGGGTGGCCGGCGATGCCGCCCAGGTTGACGGCGAACGAGGCCAGCGCCAGCACCGCGGCCACCGTCAGCAGATTCATGCGCAGCCGCCAGCCCAGCAGGAGGACGACCGGCCACAGGATATAGAACTGCTCCTCGATGCCGAGCGACCACAGGTGCAGCAGCGGCTTGGTGTCGGCCGCGGTGTCGAAGTAGCCGACCTGGGCCCAGTAGAAGAAGTTGGCCGCGAAGCCAGCGCCGCCGACCACGTGCTTGCCGAGCTGCTGATATTCGTCAGGGAACAGGGCCAGCCAGCCGAAGGCCAGGCAGGCGCCGAGCACCAGCACCAGCGCCGGGAAGATGCGCCGCACGCGGCGGGCGTAGAAGCCGGCGAAGCTGAAGCTGCCCGCCTCCAGTTCGCGCAGCAGGATGCTGGTGATCAGGAAGCCGGAAATCACGAAGAAGATGTCGACGCCGATGAAACCGCCCCGCAGCACCGCAGGGAAGGCGTGGAACAGCACCACCGACAGCACGGCGACGGCGCGCAGGCCGTCGATGTCGCGGCGGTAGGCCAGGTGCCCCGCTGTGTGGGCTGCTTTTCCCAGCGGATCCGCGATGGGGATCTGTGTCTCTCGCTTCATGCCAGCTCATCAATAAAAGCTGACGATTCTACATGAGCTGTTTACATTGAAACAACGACCTCTGCCTGAAAACAACATCAGCCTTGATTTGCATGCAATGTGGATGAGACACGAATGCGCAAGCTTCCTGCCCCGACTCCGCAATGCGATTGCGCGATCGCAACTCGCGCTCGTCACAGCCCGGTACATTTGCCAATGCACTTTAGCAATATTGATCCCAGAACATTCACTCAAGGAGTCAACATGAAACTGTTCGCCACCGCCGCCGCCCTGTGCCTGGCCATCGCCGCCACCCCTGCCCTTGCCAACGGCCCGACCGAGAAGGACGCCATCGCGATGGTCGAACGCGGCGTTGCCCTGGTCAAGGCCAAGGGCAAGGACGAAATGATGAAGAAGATCAACGCGAAGGATGCGGAATATGTCCAGGGCGAGCTCTACATGGACATCCGCGACCTGAAGACCGGCATCGTGCTGGCCCACCCCTACAACCCCTCGATCGTCGGCAAGGACCTGACCGACGTGCCGGACGCAAACGGCAAGAAGTACCGCCGCGAGATCATCGAACTGGCCGCCGCCAAGGGCAAGGGCTGGGTCGACTACCAGTACAAGAATCCGACCAGCGGCAAGATCGAGCCGAAGACGACCTTCATCCAGCGCGTCGACGACGTGGTGCTGGAAGTCGGCATCTACAAGAAATAAAGCGTCCCGCCCTTTCGTCCACGCCCGGAGTCAAGCATGCTGAACAAACTGAGGATCGGCCCGAAACTCCTGCTGGCTCCGGGCCTGGTGCTGGTGCTGCTGACGCTGCTGTCGGCAGCCGCTTATTACGGCATGGTGCGCCAGAACGCCTCGCTCGAGCACATGGTGCAAGTGCGCGCCGCGCGCCTGCAGGCCGTGGCCGACGTGGCCGGCGAAGCGCGCTTCGCGCATGCCAACATCTACCAGCTGCTGGCCTGGGTGAACGGCAGCTTCGCGAAAACCCGCCTGGACGCCCTGACCGCCGACATCCACAAGAAGCATGGGGCGGTCAAGAACAAGCTGGATGAACTGTCGAAGGGCGCCGCACCGGGCGAGCGCACGCCGATCGAGAACGCGCTGGCCGCGCTGGCGGGCTACCGCAAGATGGTGGCCGAGACCATCGAACTGGCTCAGGTCGACCAGTCGATCGCCACCAATTCGATGCAGAAGGCCGAGAAGCAGTTCGTCGCCCTCGACAGCGGCCTGCAGACCCTGGCGGCGCTGGAAAAGAAGCTGAGCGTGGATGCGCACGCCGCTGCCAAGGCCGAGTTCCGTACCCTCGGCCTGAGCATGGCCGGCCTGGTGCTGCTGTCGATCACCTTGTCCCTCCTGGTGACGATGCTGGTGCGGCGCGCCATGCTGGCCGATATCCAGTCGATCGCCACCGTGGTGAACGACCTGGCCGAGGGCCGCCTGCGCCCGTCCGGCACCCCGGGCGGCGGACGCGACGAGATCGCCGACACCTCGCGCGCGCTCGACCATTCCATCTCGCGCCTGAACGGCGCCCTGAACAGCATCCTGCACTCGGTGCGCTCGATCGACACCGCGTCGAAGGAAATCGCCACCGGCAACCTGGACCTGTCGACCCGCACCGAGCTGCAGGCCGGTTCGCTCGAACAGACCGCCAGCACCATGGAAGAACTGACCACGGCGGTGAAGGAGAACGCCAACAATGCGCGCCTGGCCTCGAACCTCGCGGCCGAGGCGCAGCAGCTGGCCTTGAACGGCGGCCAGGCGGTCGGCCGGGCGGTGGCGACGATGGAATCGATCCAGGCCAGCTCGCGCAAGATCGTCGAGATCACCGGCGTCATCGACGGCATCTCCTTCCAGACCAACCTGCTGGCCCTGAACGCCGCGGTGGAAGCGGCGCGCGCCGGCGAACAGGGACGCGGCTTCGCGGTGGTGGCCGCCGAAGTGCGCACGCTGGCCCAGCGCTCGGCGGCGGCGGCGCGCGAGATCAAGGGGCTGATCGCCGACTCGGTGAAGATCATCGAGGACGGCAGCGCCTCGGTGAGCGAGGCCGGCGCCAGCATGGGCGACATCGTCGCCTCGGTGCGCCAGGTGAACGACATCATCGGCCGCATCAGCATCGCCAGCACCGAGCAGGCCGACGGCATTGCCGAAGTGAACAAAGCGGTCGGCCAGATGGACGGCATGACCCAGCAGAACGCGGCGCTGGTGGAACAGGCCGCGGCGGCGGCCGAAAGCCTGCACGAGCAGACCGTCAACCTGGCCAAGGCGGTGTCGATCTTCAAGTTCGACGGCGACGACGCCGACGTCATCGCGGAGGCGCAGGCCGAGGATGGGCAAGAAGCGGAAGAGGACGGCGACGAAGGCTTCCAGGGCCTGCGCGAGCGGCGCGCGGCCGGCAGTCCGATGCGCGGACGCGCGCTGGCGGCGCTGCCGGCTGCCCCTAGCAAAGGCGCGCAGCGGCGGCGCAGTGCCTGAGGGTCAGCGGAACGGACGGCTCACGTAACGCGAGCCCGCGAGCCCGAAACGCCAGGGTACGTCCATCGCCTTGGAAATCCCGATACGCGGCCCGGTCACGACCTCCAGTCCCGGCGGGGCGGGAAGGATCTCGAACGGCGGCTGCGAGATGGCCATGCCGTTGAGGGCGCGGGTCACGCCCAGGGCCTGGCACAGCTTGCCCGGACCGGAGCACAGCAGCCACTCATCCATCGCATCGCGGCGCCGGCGCATCTCGTCCAGTCCGGCGAGCGGCTCCAGCGCGCGGATCAGCACCCCGGCGCCGTGGCCCTCTTCACGGCACACGAAATTCAGGCACCAATGGATGCCGTAGGAGCGGTAAACATAGGCATGGGCGGGCGGCCCGAACATCGAGGCATTGCGCTCGGTGGGACCGGAAAAGGCGTGCGAAGCCGGGTCTTCGCGGTCGTAGGCTTCGGTCTCGACGATCCTGCCGCCGACGCCGTCCACCAGCACCGTCACGCCGATCAGCTGGCGCGCCACGATGTCCGCCGGCTGGGAAAAATCGAT from Massilia varians encodes:
- a CDS encoding acyltransferase family protein, which codes for MKRETQIPIADPLGKAAHTAGHLAYRRDIDGLRAVAVLSVVLFHAFPAVLRGGFIGVDIFFVISGFLITSILLRELEAGSFSFAGFYARRVRRIFPALVLVLGACLAFGWLALFPDEYQQLGKHVVGGAGFAANFFYWAQVGYFDTAADTKPLLHLWSLGIEEQFYILWPVVLLLGWRLRMNLLTVAAVLALASFAVNLGGIAGHPSATFYSPASRAWELLLGAGLACLQARPGAAAPRLAPAPNLLAWLGAALLAAGLVLITREDPFPGWRALLPALGALLLIGAGPQAWLNRVLLSNRLMVWIGLVSYPLYLWHWPLLSFAQIVESREPAPAIRAAAVLLALLLAWLTYRVVERPLRGGGGRAKVAALSAMMLACAAVGGYIYLNDGLPARKPVQDNLANHKALVLVEDKANAEACKKRYGFDSIYEYCLQADPAQDPTVILLGDSHAYHVVAGLTKYYSSVGENLLMLGTRHPYWGLDPQGDPYQQATQPMLELALGMPSVKTVVFSTHLRFGSAPEQRVWVDAARETFRRFNAAGKRVIFMNDVPIISFDPRSCIKRAGVASSATRMPCAITRADWEQQMVSHRAVLGALAREFPQIAWFDSSTALCDDSACHAMIDGRLMYRDNNHLSYDGDLLVGRHFAEWMRRRAPQ
- a CDS encoding cache domain-containing protein, whose product is MKLFATAAALCLAIAATPALANGPTEKDAIAMVERGVALVKAKGKDEMMKKINAKDAEYVQGELYMDIRDLKTGIVLAHPYNPSIVGKDLTDVPDANGKKYRREIIELAAAKGKGWVDYQYKNPTSGKIEPKTTFIQRVDDVVLEVGIYKK
- a CDS encoding methyl-accepting chemotaxis protein — translated: MLNKLRIGPKLLLAPGLVLVLLTLLSAAAYYGMVRQNASLEHMVQVRAARLQAVADVAGEARFAHANIYQLLAWVNGSFAKTRLDALTADIHKKHGAVKNKLDELSKGAAPGERTPIENALAALAGYRKMVAETIELAQVDQSIATNSMQKAEKQFVALDSGLQTLAALEKKLSVDAHAAAKAEFRTLGLSMAGLVLLSITLSLLVTMLVRRAMLADIQSIATVVNDLAEGRLRPSGTPGGGRDEIADTSRALDHSISRLNGALNSILHSVRSIDTASKEIATGNLDLSTRTELQAGSLEQTASTMEELTTAVKENANNARLASNLAAEAQQLALNGGQAVGRAVATMESIQASSRKIVEITGVIDGISFQTNLLALNAAVEAARAGEQGRGFAVVAAEVRTLAQRSAAAAREIKGLIADSVKIIEDGSASVSEAGASMGDIVASVRQVNDIIGRISIASTEQADGIAEVNKAVGQMDGMTQQNAALVEQAAAAAESLHEQTVNLAKAVSIFKFDGDDADVIAEAQAEDGQEAEEDGDEGFQGLRERRAAGSPMRGRALAALPAAPSKGAQRRRSA
- a CDS encoding DNA-3-methyladenine glycosylase — encoded protein: MAISTIAGIDFSQPADIVARQLIGVTVLVDGVGGRIVETEAYDREDPASHAFSGPTERNASMFGPPAHAYVYRSYGIHWCLNFVCREEGHGAGVLIRALEPLAGLDEMRRRRDAMDEWLLCSGPGKLCQALGVTRALNGMAISQPPFEILPAPPGLEVVTGPRIGISKAMDVPWRFGLAGSRYVSRPFR